The following proteins are encoded in a genomic region of Physeter macrocephalus isolate SW-GA unplaced genomic scaffold, ASM283717v5 random_950, whole genome shotgun sequence:
- the LOC114485271 gene encoding B box and SPRY domain-containing protein-like, with translation MSVESAGQGPWPGPEPGPGPGSEPGPLCPEHGQALRWFCCSEQRPVCAACAGLGGRCRGHRIRRAEERAEELRNKIVDQCERLQLQSATITKYVADVLPGKNQRAV, from the exons ATGTCAGTGGAGAGTGCGGGGCAGGGGCCGTGGCCCGGGCCggagccggggccggggccggggtccGAGCCGGGGCCGCTCTGCCCCGAACACGGCCAGGCTCTGAGGTGGTTCTGCTGCTCTGAACAACGGCCCGTGTGCGCCGCCTGCGCGGGACTGGGCGGCCGCTGCCGGGGGCACCGCATCCGCCGGGCCGAGGAGCGCGCGGAAGAGCTGCGG AACAAGATTGTGGACCAGTGTGAGAGGCTGCAGTTACAGAGTGCTACCATCACCAAGTATGTGGCTGACGTCCTGCCAGGGAAGAACCAGAGAGCAGTG